In the genome of Ignavibacteriales bacterium, one region contains:
- a CDS encoding PEGA domain-containing protein: MKKLFLILMLGVLGVFISSCESTDDPVTPAETGSVFISSTPSGAQIWVHGVDSGKVTPNTISNLSAGTHQFTLKLAEFLDTTFSITVVANQTQNPSITLNEALNYTVYQDTIWETVGTSASQPSGLDLSTGMAYGVSSANKMDVDIYYSSNGFLVQSANLNTTNGLTRVTQFRAGTSGTLSDGTNSPLVSSGTWTNNVGDRETNYFFLYDDDGHYSKAKITAFGGGTPGNPAFVVITWWYNNAANFPRF, translated from the coding sequence ATGAAAAAACTATTTTTAATATTGATGTTAGGAGTACTGGGAGTATTTATTTCATCTTGCGAAAGCACAGATGATCCGGTAACACCCGCAGAAACCGGTTCAGTGTTTATTAGCTCAACGCCTTCCGGTGCACAGATTTGGGTTCATGGTGTAGACTCAGGTAAAGTAACACCAAATACAATTTCAAATCTATCAGCGGGAACTCATCAGTTTACACTTAAGTTAGCTGAATTTCTTGATACAACTTTCTCTATAACAGTTGTTGCAAATCAAACACAAAATCCAAGTATCACATTAAATGAAGCATTGAACTATACAGTTTACCAGGATACAATTTGGGAAACGGTAGGAACGTCAGCTTCACAGCCTAGTGGTCTGGATCTTTCAACCGGAATGGCCTATGGTGTTTCAAGTGCTAATAAGATGGATGTTGATATTTATTATTCATCTAATGGATTCCTAGTTCAAAGTGCTAACCTAAATACTACAAATGGATTAACTAGAGTTACTCAATTCAGAGCAGGAACTTCAGGGACACTAAGCGATGGAACTAACTCACCACTTGTATCTTCGGGAACCTGGACTAATAATGTTGGCGACAGAGAAACGAACTACTTCTTCCTTTATGATGATGACGGTCACTATTCAAAAGCTAAGATAACTGCTTTTGGTGGTGGTACACCTGGAAACCCGGCATTTGTTGTGATCACCTGGTGGTACAACAATGCTGCTAACTTCCCAAGATTCTAA